The following coding sequences are from one Fimbriimonadaceae bacterium window:
- a CDS encoding ThuA domain-containing protein, protein MADRSALVVWGGWDGHQPEAMAGLFREILEAEGFAVTVSDTLDAFADLDLTAYSLIVPTWTMGTITPEQRGPVITAVAEHGVGMAGCHGGMCDAFRNDTEWQFLTGGQWVAHPGDDGVEYTVNIRRDIDHPITTGIDDIPVKSEQYYLHTDPGNLVLATTEFPNAKVPGPHSGNPSHLPQIWVRTFGKGRVFYSALGHRPSDVASGGARETLRRGFLWAAKGVGLG, encoded by the coding sequence ATGGCAGATCGGTCGGCATTGGTGGTTTGGGGGGGCTGGGACGGACACCAGCCTGAAGCGATGGCGGGTCTCTTCCGCGAGATCCTTGAGGCCGAAGGGTTCGCCGTGACGGTGTCCGACACCTTGGACGCTTTTGCCGACCTCGACCTGACCGCATATAGCCTGATCGTCCCCACTTGGACGATGGGCACGATCACGCCCGAGCAACGCGGCCCGGTCATCACCGCGGTGGCCGAGCACGGCGTCGGCATGGCGGGATGCCACGGCGGCATGTGCGACGCCTTCCGCAACGACACGGAGTGGCAGTTCCTCACCGGCGGGCAGTGGGTCGCCCACCCCGGCGACGACGGAGTCGAATACACGGTCAACATCCGGCGTGACATCGACCACCCGATCACGACGGGCATCGACGACATCCCGGTCAAGAGCGAGCAGTACTACCTGCACACCGATCCGGGCAACCTGGTCTTGGCCACAACCGAGTTTCCCAACGCGAAAGTGCCAGGCCCCCATAGTGGCAACCCGTCTCACTTACCCCAGATCTGGGTGAGGACGTTTGGCAAGGGCAGGGTGTTCTATTCGGCCCTTGGGCACCGCCCCAGCGACGTCGCCAGCGGCGGGGCGCGAGAGACCTTGAGGCGTGGGTTCCTGTGGGCCGCCAAGGGCGTCGGCCTCGGCTAG
- a CDS encoding PilZ domain-containing protein — protein sequence MSNPADRRSFARFEILDYAMVSLLSETTAIRSVVVDVSLGGCQIRSREQFEPDKTYTLKIGRGDHDPVEIQAVARYSKLMEDCDLYATGFQFQSGTAAERIAWAEYVHAVFKDQGEMLLG from the coding sequence ATGTCTAACCCCGCCGACCGACGCAGTTTCGCAAGGTTCGAGATCCTTGACTACGCGATGGTGTCTCTCCTGTCGGAGACCACCGCCATCAGGTCGGTCGTCGTGGACGTCAGCCTGGGCGGATGCCAAATCCGCTCGCGTGAGCAGTTTGAGCCAGACAAGACCTACACCCTCAAGATCGGCCGCGGCGACCACGATCCTGTCGAGATCCAGGCAGTGGCTCGCTACAGCAAACTGATGGAAGACTGCGACCTGTACGCGACGGGCTTCCAATTCCAATCAGGGACGGCCGCGGAGCGGATCGCATGGGCCGAATATGTCCACGCGGTCTTCAAAGACCAAGGCGAGATGCTCCTGGGCTAA
- the erpA gene encoding iron-sulfur cluster insertion protein ErpA, translating to MPINLTERATTELKDLMTSQDKAGSALRVWVAGGGCSGLSYGMALDDAEAEAGDVVFEQDGVKIFVDGLSLQYMDGSEVDYVDDMMGGGFKISNPNAVSTCGCGSSFKTEEGGGGCGSGCGCSH from the coding sequence ATGCCGATCAACCTCACCGAGCGCGCCACTACCGAGTTGAAGGATTTGATGACAAGCCAGGACAAAGCGGGCAGTGCGCTCCGTGTCTGGGTCGCGGGCGGCGGGTGTTCGGGCCTCAGCTACGGCATGGCCCTCGATGACGCCGAGGCCGAAGCGGGGGACGTCGTCTTTGAGCAGGACGGCGTGAAGATATTCGTCGACGGCCTGAGCCTCCAGTACATGGATGGTTCCGAGGTCGATTACGTCGACGACATGATGGGGGGAGGGTTCAAGATTTCGAACCCGAACGCCGTCAGCACCTGCGGCTGTGGTTCCTCGTTCAAGACCGAGGAAGGCGGCGGCGGTTGTGGCAGCGGTTGCGGCTGCTCACACTGA
- a CDS encoding 4Fe-4S binding protein, protein MPYVVTEPCIGVKDKSCMTVCPVDCIYEIDDMVVIHPDQCIDCGLCEPECPVSAIFVDTDVPTNWKDYIEKNRTEAKKACGEG, encoded by the coding sequence ATGCCATACGTCGTCACCGAGCCTTGCATTGGAGTCAAGGACAAGTCCTGCATGACCGTCTGCCCTGTCGACTGCATCTATGAGATCGACGACATGGTGGTCATCCATCCCGACCAATGCATCGACTGCGGCCTTTGCGAACCTGAATGTCCGGTCTCCGCGATTTTTGTCGACACCGACGTGCCGACCAACTGGAAGGACTACATCGAGAAGAACCGCACCGAGGCCAAGAAGGCCTGCGGCGAAGGCTAA
- a CDS encoding PilZ domain-containing protein produces the protein MKLAEFVGTRARFQRLKDSKIFNGWIEQMSGNRVLLGLTGSAVPTAGDEYRVEGYGHMVSVVFLAKLEAILGDDRLPDETAQAERDLRLDFVVLSAARMVESSETVRYKLKAVAVQFHHDGRVCTAKALDASFTGIGVSCDEPVEPGVTVSMTIATSLGAIGATAVCRHCQEDPDRPGTYRAGFMFQEFGRVDKPKWDRFITNLR, from the coding sequence ATGAAGCTGGCAGAGTTTGTCGGTACCCGGGCACGGTTTCAGCGGTTGAAAGACTCGAAGATCTTCAACGGCTGGATCGAGCAGATGTCGGGTAACCGCGTCCTCTTGGGGCTGACAGGTTCGGCTGTCCCGACAGCAGGCGACGAGTACCGCGTGGAAGGTTACGGCCACATGGTCTCGGTCGTCTTTCTTGCCAAGCTGGAGGCGATCCTGGGCGACGACCGGCTGCCGGACGAGACAGCCCAGGCAGAGCGAGACCTTCGGCTAGATTTTGTGGTCTTGTCGGCGGCCAGGATGGTCGAGTCCAGCGAGACGGTGCGCTATAAGCTGAAGGCGGTCGCCGTGCAGTTTCACCATGACGGGCGGGTGTGCACCGCCAAGGCCCTCGATGCCAGCTTCACCGGTATTGGTGTCTCGTGTGACGAGCCGGTCGAGCCCGGGGTGACCGTGTCGATGACGATCGCGACGTCACTGGGGGCGATCGGCGCCACCGCGGTATGCCGTCACTGTCAGGAAGACCCTGACCGTCCAGGGACATACCGAGCGGGCTTCATGTTCCAAGAGTTCGGCCGCGTCGACAAGCCGAAGTGGGACAGGTTCATCACCAACCTGAGGTGA
- a CDS encoding MarR family transcriptional regulator — protein MHERQPTKDSRLAQAQDQFVLEWGRMSSSWGINRTMAQIHALLLATGDGHSVDDLIERLHISRGNASMTLRDLIDWGVVQRYRNPGDRKDIYRSTDDVFHMFGRVVRERKRREIDPTIAAIRECLAMVPEGDTSTEAQVFRDRLTTLLEVFGIIDTVYQQVFESDETFRSMVEAFGSGKGSGDAGTSRGQS, from the coding sequence ATGCACGAACGCCAGCCCACAAAGGACTCCCGCCTGGCCCAAGCACAAGACCAGTTCGTCCTGGAATGGGGGCGCATGAGTTCCAGTTGGGGCATCAACCGGACAATGGCCCAGATCCATGCCCTGCTCCTGGCGACCGGGGACGGCCACAGCGTCGACGACCTGATCGAGAGGCTGCACATCAGCCGGGGCAATGCCAGCATGACCCTGCGTGACCTCATCGACTGGGGGGTCGTCCAGCGTTACCGCAACCCAGGGGACCGCAAGGACATCTACCGGAGCACCGACGACGTCTTCCACATGTTCGGGCGCGTCGTCCGCGAACGGAAAAGGCGTGAGATCGACCCCACGATCGCGGCGATCCGCGAGTGCCTCGCCATGGTGCCCGAGGGCGACACCTCGACCGAGGCACAAGTGTTCCGCGACAGACTGACCACCCTCCTGGAAGTTTTTGGGATTATTGACACGGTCTACCAGCAGGTTTTTGAGTCAGACGAGACATTCCGGAGTATGGTGGAAGCATTCGGGTCTGGCAAAGGGTCGGGAGACGCCGGCACGTCCCGTGGACAAAGTTGA
- the lon gene encoding endopeptidase La: protein MARTKQVVLEQPPMVGTAPVLPIRGDTVHFPGAIQTLLIGRDMSVKALQQAIRKDRETLVVGQRDQSQEEPTSEDLYGVGTLSEVLHVLPLPDGTMRVVLRGMGRAVVHKFTFRNGSFSAKYEILPEVEARGEQVEALMRECVGTFQTAANLGLQVPPEVMETLASIDDPGHLADMVAHHLPSTANVKQSLLEDVNVESRLERLVKLLAKEMQVLELQASLRSKVERELGQTQREYYLREQLKAIQTELGSVEGTLSDEGEEYRVKLEQCGMGVECADRALQEVKRLERAPSSSPEALVIRNYLDWLVSLPWDKTTTDRIDVKKAARILDRDHYGLGKVKDRILDFLAVRQLSHSLRGPILCFVGPPGVGKTSIGRSIAESMGREFHRISLGGVRDEAEIRGHRRTYIGSMPGRLIQGLKQTGTRNPVFMLDEIDKMTSDLRGDPTSALLEALDPEQNAQFSDHYIEMPFDLSAVMFITTANLLENIPHPLRDRMEVIRFPSYTEEEKLYIAANYLLPKKTKEHGLTKDQVKVARPVLQTVVRDYTREAGVRSLEREVATVCRKAARQIAEGLTDAVVVTKETLAESLGKPRFRHGVRGERNETGAVTGLVYSEYGGDILTIEVSLTEPYGDKPEVQLTGSLGDVMKESAMAATTYVRANQARFNAKRPFHMDLHVHVPEGAVPKDGPSAGVTILTALVSAYSGRPVRRDVAMTGEITLRGKVLPVGGVREKVLAAHRAGIRHVILPEENRVDLDDLPEAARKDLTFHFAATADDVLKIALV from the coding sequence ATGGCACGGACCAAGCAGGTAGTCCTCGAACAGCCCCCGATGGTGGGCACCGCCCCCGTCCTCCCGATCAGGGGGGACACGGTGCATTTCCCCGGTGCCATCCAGACACTTTTGATCGGCCGGGACATGTCGGTGAAGGCGCTCCAACAGGCGATCAGAAAAGACCGCGAGACACTTGTCGTCGGTCAGCGCGACCAATCGCAGGAGGAGCCCACCTCCGAAGACCTTTACGGTGTGGGCACCCTCTCGGAAGTGCTCCACGTGCTTCCCTTGCCCGACGGCACCATGCGGGTGGTCTTGCGCGGCATGGGCCGGGCGGTGGTCCACAAGTTCACGTTCCGCAACGGCTCGTTCTCGGCGAAGTACGAGATTCTGCCCGAGGTGGAGGCGCGGGGCGAACAGGTCGAAGCGCTGATGCGCGAGTGTGTCGGCACCTTCCAGACCGCCGCCAATCTGGGTCTGCAGGTTCCGCCCGAGGTCATGGAGACCCTGGCCTCAATCGACGACCCCGGCCACCTGGCCGACATGGTCGCCCACCACCTGCCTAGCACGGCGAACGTGAAGCAGTCGCTCCTCGAAGACGTCAACGTCGAGAGCAGGCTAGAGCGGCTCGTCAAACTGCTGGCCAAGGAGATGCAGGTCTTGGAACTCCAGGCCTCTTTGCGGTCCAAGGTCGAGCGTGAGCTCGGTCAGACGCAGCGCGAGTACTACCTGCGCGAACAGCTCAAGGCGATCCAGACCGAATTGGGGAGCGTCGAAGGCACCCTCAGTGACGAGGGCGAGGAGTACCGGGTCAAGCTCGAACAGTGCGGCATGGGCGTCGAGTGCGCCGACCGCGCACTTCAAGAGGTCAAGCGACTGGAACGCGCTCCGAGCAGTTCACCCGAGGCGTTGGTCATCCGCAACTATCTGGACTGGCTCGTCAGCCTGCCCTGGGACAAGACGACGACTGACCGTATCGATGTGAAAAAGGCGGCCCGCATCCTTGACCGCGACCACTATGGGCTCGGCAAGGTCAAAGACCGCATCCTCGATTTTCTCGCCGTCCGCCAGTTGTCCCACTCCTTGCGGGGGCCGATCCTATGTTTTGTCGGCCCACCTGGGGTGGGCAAGACGAGCATCGGTCGAAGCATCGCCGAGAGCATGGGGCGGGAGTTTCACCGCATCTCACTAGGCGGCGTCCGGGACGAGGCCGAGATCCGTGGCCACCGTCGGACGTACATCGGATCGATGCCGGGGCGGTTGATCCAAGGCCTCAAGCAGACGGGGACCCGCAACCCGGTCTTTATGCTCGACGAGATCGACAAGATGACGAGCGACCTGCGCGGCGACCCCACCAGCGCGCTCTTGGAGGCCCTCGACCCCGAGCAGAACGCCCAGTTCAGCGACCACTACATCGAGATGCCGTTTGATCTGAGCGCGGTCATGTTCATCACGACGGCGAACTTGCTTGAGAACATCCCGCACCCCTTGCGCGACCGCATGGAGGTCATCCGCTTCCCTTCGTACACCGAAGAGGAAAAGCTCTACATCGCGGCCAACTACCTGTTGCCCAAGAAGACGAAGGAGCACGGACTGACCAAGGACCAGGTCAAAGTGGCCAGACCGGTCTTGCAAACCGTCGTGCGCGACTACACCCGCGAGGCGGGCGTGAGGTCGCTTGAGCGGGAAGTCGCGACGGTGTGCCGCAAAGCGGCACGCCAAATCGCCGAAGGCTTGACCGACGCCGTTGTCGTCACTAAGGAGACCCTCGCCGAGTCACTCGGCAAGCCGAGGTTCCGCCACGGTGTCCGTGGCGAGCGAAACGAAACCGGGGCGGTCACGGGCCTCGTCTACAGCGAGTACGGCGGCGACATCCTCACCATCGAGGTCTCGCTCACCGAACCCTACGGTGACAAGCCCGAGGTCCAACTCACCGGCTCCCTCGGGGACGTGATGAAAGAGAGCGCCATGGCGGCCACGACGTATGTGCGGGCCAATCAGGCGCGGTTCAACGCCAAGCGGCCCTTCCACATGGACCTGCACGTCCACGTGCCGGAGGGTGCGGTGCCCAAGGACGGTCCGTCCGCCGGCGTGACGATCCTCACCGCGCTCGTCTCCGCCTACAGCGGCCGCCCGGTGCGCCGCGACGTGGCGATGACCGGCGAGATCACCCTTCGCGGCAAGGTGCTTCCCGTCGGTGGTGTCCGGGAAAAGGTCCTGGCCGCCCACCGGGCTGGCATCCGGCACGTGATCCTTCCCGAGGAGAACCGCGTCGACCTCGACGACCTGCCCGAGGCCGCCCGGAAGGACCTCACGTTCCACTTCGCCGCCACGGCCGACGATGTCCTGAAGATCGCCCTGGTCTAG
- the nadA gene encoding quinolinate synthase NadA, translating to MYQAPLPQEYTGLDEATVARRIDAARAKLGAKLVILGHHYQRDEIIAHADYRGDSYKLAKDAGTHPEAEHIVFCGVHFMAESADILTPESQVVILPNLAAGCSMADMANHFQVRSAWKQLGEVLGDIEVGGADTVLPITYINSAANLKAFVGEHGGTVCTSSNARAALEWAFSQAGKVLFFPDQHLGRNTGVAMGVDPETEMALWDPFKPLGGNTPEKLRDSKIILWKGHCSVHKRFTVEQIQDARRDHPGVTVMVHPECELEVVQASDRNGSTEAILKAVTAAPAGSTWAIGTEINLVRRLAKENPDKTVFCLDSQICPCSTMYRIHPSFLLFALDELVAGRVVNQVKVPDETARWARVALGRMLEIGTGTAKD from the coding sequence ATGTACCAAGCTCCTCTCCCCCAGGAGTACACGGGCCTTGACGAAGCCACCGTCGCCCGACGCATCGATGCGGCCCGGGCCAAACTCGGCGCCAAGCTTGTCATTCTTGGCCACCACTACCAGCGCGACGAGATCATCGCCCACGCCGACTACCGGGGCGACAGCTATAAACTGGCCAAGGACGCCGGCACCCACCCTGAAGCGGAGCACATCGTCTTTTGTGGCGTCCATTTCATGGCGGAAAGCGCCGACATCTTGACGCCCGAGAGTCAAGTCGTCATCTTGCCCAACCTGGCGGCGGGTTGCAGCATGGCCGACATGGCGAACCACTTCCAGGTGCGTTCGGCCTGGAAGCAACTTGGCGAGGTCTTGGGTGACATCGAGGTGGGGGGCGCGGACACCGTGCTGCCCATCACCTACATCAACTCGGCGGCCAACCTCAAGGCGTTTGTCGGCGAGCATGGCGGCACGGTCTGCACGAGCAGCAACGCCCGCGCGGCGCTGGAGTGGGCGTTCTCCCAGGCAGGCAAAGTCTTGTTTTTCCCCGACCAGCACCTCGGCCGTAACACCGGTGTCGCGATGGGCGTCGACCCCGAGACCGAAATGGCTCTATGGGACCCCTTCAAGCCGCTGGGCGGCAACACCCCCGAGAAACTGCGCGACAGCAAGATCATCCTGTGGAAGGGCCATTGCAGCGTCCACAAGCGGTTCACGGTGGAGCAGATCCAAGACGCCCGCCGCGACCATCCCGGCGTGACGGTCATGGTCCACCCCGAATGTGAGTTGGAAGTCGTCCAGGCCAGCGACCGCAACGGCTCCACGGAGGCGATCCTGAAGGCGGTGACGGCGGCCCCGGCGGGAAGCACCTGGGCGATCGGCACCGAGATCAACCTTGTCCGGCGGCTCGCCAAGGAGAACCCGGACAAGACCGTCTTCTGCCTGGACAGCCAAATCTGCCCTTGCTCCACGATGTACCGGATCCACCCGTCGTTCTTGCTCTTCGCCCTCGACGAACTGGTGGCGGGACGGGTGGTCAACCAGGTCAAGGTGCCTGACGAGACAGCACGGTGGGCGCGTGTCGCCTTGGGCAGGATGCTGGAGATCGGAACCGGGACGGCAAAAGACTGA
- the dxs gene encoding 1-deoxy-D-xylulose-5-phosphate synthase — MENTYRHLAQIVNPLDLRGFSTTELLELAGEVRQAILDNVSQTGGHLSSNLGTVELTVALYASLEMPPDKVVWDTGHQAYPHKLLTGRLPRFDTLRQYKGISGFLKRDEHELDVFGAGHAGTAVSAALGLAVARDVAKTNERVVAVAGDASICSGMSWEALNHAGDIQTDLTVVLNDNRMSIAPNVGALTSYFAKLRSRPLVQDMAQMAKRIIKRIPGPAPRIAAGLRHGVTHYFAPEDTGTIFEEMGFEYIGPVDGHDLPTLLEVFRNLRDVKGPLFVHALTVKGKGYEVAEDDSRKWHGVSPFELEKHELPAKAGGVPLTQVFGDALCEVAAADPKVVAITAAMPDGTGLNRFAREFPDRYHDVGIAEQHAVTFAAGLAAGGQRPFCAVYSTFLQRGFDQVLHDVAIQHLPVRFVLDRAGLVGDDGPTHHGAFDLSYLGLVPGVDVCAPRDGTELAEMVRFMASWDKGPVAMRYPRGAGDDKLPESRTPVSRGRAEVLGVPGVPWDKAARLDAVLFAVGSMVSPAWQAACLLQDQGVHALVVNARWVKPWDTALLDGLTDRCNHIVTVEENVRSGGFGQQVRDHIVENRMAVRHTLLSLPDSFVEHGSQAVLRQACGLDAGAIADAVLSGRDLGRLA, encoded by the coding sequence GTGGAAAACACCTACCGTCACCTTGCCCAGATCGTGAACCCCCTGGACCTGCGAGGGTTTTCGACGACCGAACTGCTGGAGCTGGCCGGGGAGGTGCGGCAGGCTATCCTCGACAACGTCTCCCAGACCGGAGGCCACCTGAGCAGCAACCTCGGGACGGTGGAACTGACAGTAGCCCTTTATGCGAGCCTGGAGATGCCGCCCGACAAGGTCGTCTGGGACACCGGCCACCAGGCGTACCCCCACAAGCTCCTCACCGGCCGCCTGCCTCGGTTTGACACGCTGCGCCAGTACAAGGGGATCAGCGGCTTCCTGAAGCGCGACGAGCACGAATTGGACGTCTTTGGCGCCGGCCACGCCGGCACGGCGGTCTCGGCGGCGTTGGGGTTGGCGGTGGCCCGTGACGTCGCCAAGACCAACGAACGGGTCGTGGCGGTGGCAGGCGACGCTTCGATATGCAGCGGCATGTCGTGGGAGGCCCTGAACCATGCGGGCGACATCCAGACCGACCTCACGGTCGTGCTGAACGACAACCGGATGTCGATCGCCCCGAACGTCGGCGCGCTGACCTCCTACTTTGCCAAACTCCGGTCCCGCCCGCTGGTGCAGGACATGGCCCAGATGGCCAAGCGCATCATCAAGCGGATACCGGGGCCTGCCCCGCGCATTGCGGCGGGCTTGCGCCACGGCGTCACCCACTACTTTGCTCCCGAAGACACCGGCACGATCTTCGAGGAGATGGGGTTCGAATACATCGGGCCGGTGGACGGCCACGACCTCCCGACGTTGCTGGAAGTCTTCCGCAACCTTCGTGACGTGAAGGGCCCGCTCTTCGTCCATGCCCTCACGGTGAAAGGCAAGGGGTACGAGGTGGCGGAGGACGACAGCCGCAAGTGGCACGGCGTCTCGCCGTTCGAGCTTGAGAAGCACGAGTTACCCGCCAAGGCGGGCGGGGTGCCGCTGACCCAGGTCTTCGGAGACGCGCTCTGCGAGGTGGCCGCCGCCGACCCGAAGGTCGTCGCGATCACCGCGGCGATGCCCGACGGCACGGGCCTCAACCGGTTTGCCCGGGAGTTCCCCGACCGGTACCACGACGTCGGCATCGCCGAGCAACATGCGGTGACCTTTGCGGCCGGCCTTGCCGCCGGGGGCCAGAGACCGTTCTGCGCGGTGTACTCCACGTTCCTCCAACGGGGGTTTGACCAGGTCCTCCACGACGTGGCGATCCAGCACCTGCCGGTGCGGTTTGTGCTCGACCGGGCCGGGCTCGTCGGCGACGACGGGCCGACCCACCACGGCGCCTTCGACCTTTCGTACTTGGGCCTCGTCCCCGGTGTCGATGTCTGCGCGCCCCGCGACGGCACCGAACTGGCCGAGATGGTCCGGTTCATGGCCTCGTGGGACAAGGGCCCGGTGGCGATGCGGTACCCACGGGGGGCGGGAGACGACAAGTTGCCTGAGTCGCGGACTCCGGTGTCCCGTGGACGGGCCGAGGTCCTCGGTGTGCCCGGGGTGCCGTGGGACAAGGCGGCCCGGCTCGACGCCGTCTTGTTCGCGGTCGGTTCGATGGTGTCCCCGGCCTGGCAGGCCGCGTGCCTGCTGCAAGACCAGGGCGTCCATGCCTTGGTCGTCAACGCCAGGTGGGTCAAACCGTGGGACACCGCGTTGCTGGATGGACTCACTGACCGCTGCAACCACATCGTGACCGTCGAAGAGAACGTCCGGTCGGGCGGCTTCGGCCAGCAGGTGCGCGACCACATCGTCGAGAACCGGATGGCCGTCCGCCACACCCTCCTCTCGTTGCCCGACAGCTTTGTCGAACACGGCTCGCAGGCCGTGCTGCGCCAGGCGTGCGGACTGGACGCGGGCGCGATCGCCGACGCCGTCTTGTCTGGTCGAGACTTGGGCCGTCTGGCCTGA
- a CDS encoding GAF domain-containing protein, which yields MATTGLDPAYELVLRALRQSALRGRALREEAMRLLDGLPGFDWCGVYGLHGDYLHLDAYVGAATDHTVIPVGRGVCGTAVAEDKNQVVEDVRDLSNYLACSLSTRSEIVVLIKDGDKTLGQIDIDGHTVGRFGRPEEAFLEAVAEILAARWD from the coding sequence ATGGCGACGACCGGGCTTGACCCTGCATACGAATTGGTTCTTCGGGCCTTGCGCCAGTCGGCACTCCGTGGCCGGGCCCTGCGCGAGGAAGCGATGCGGTTGCTCGACGGACTGCCTGGCTTCGACTGGTGCGGGGTCTACGGCCTCCATGGTGACTACCTCCACCTGGACGCCTATGTCGGGGCGGCGACGGACCACACCGTCATCCCAGTGGGGCGGGGCGTGTGCGGGACCGCGGTGGCGGAGGACAAGAACCAGGTCGTCGAGGACGTCCGAGACCTGTCGAACTACCTGGCATGCTCGTTGTCGACCCGGTCGGAGATCGTGGTCCTGATCAAAGACGGCGACAAGACGCTGGGGCAAATCGACATTGACGGGCACACCGTAGGCCGGTTCGGTAGGCCTGAAGAAGCGTTCTTGGAAGCGGTGGCGGAAATCCTTGCCGCCCGTTGGGACTGA
- a CDS encoding HTTM domain-containing protein — protein MRKWLASANEAVFGYGSPVTMGVFRILVGTLALVNALMVSLDFESWFTEKGYFPVAWAERWSGDVWRINLLQGVTDSRVTVVLYVLMCVAALLTALGLFTRVSSIALFILTVSFHHRSPDILHSGDTLMRQWMFFVAIAPSGAALSLDRLIKLRKGTAPAVPELVSLWPQRLVQFQLAVVYFTTVWHKMYGDMWRDGTAVHYPWHLHEFDRFPIPPFLDTAPWVQVNTYLTLAIELALATLVFAKPMRKWVLLGGLLLHAGIEYSMNIPLFAFIICSGYVCHYSGEEVTAWWKRLTARFGRSTSSAGVDEPTPPEVVKVSEATSQRPAELL, from the coding sequence ATGCGCAAGTGGCTCGCCTCGGCGAACGAAGCGGTCTTTGGGTACGGGTCGCCGGTCACCATGGGGGTCTTCCGTATCCTCGTCGGCACCCTCGCTTTGGTCAACGCCTTGATGGTCAGCCTGGACTTCGAGTCGTGGTTCACCGAAAAGGGCTACTTCCCCGTCGCTTGGGCGGAGCGGTGGTCTGGCGACGTGTGGCGGATCAACTTGCTCCAAGGCGTCACGGACTCGCGGGTCACCGTCGTGCTCTACGTGCTGATGTGCGTCGCCGCGCTCCTCACCGCCCTCGGCCTGTTCACGCGGGTATCCAGCATCGCCCTCTTCATCCTCACCGTGTCGTTCCACCACCGGTCTCCCGACATCCTGCACTCGGGCGACACGCTGATGCGGCAGTGGATGTTCTTTGTCGCCATTGCTCCGAGTGGAGCGGCGTTGTCCTTGGACCGGCTGATCAAACTCAGGAAGGGCACGGCGCCGGCCGTCCCCGAGTTGGTTTCCTTGTGGCCACAGCGGCTGGTGCAGTTCCAACTGGCGGTCGTCTACTTCACCACCGTTTGGCACAAGATGTACGGAGACATGTGGCGGGACGGCACCGCCGTCCACTACCCGTGGCACCTCCACGAGTTCGATCGCTTCCCCATCCCCCCGTTCCTCGACACCGCCCCCTGGGTGCAAGTCAACACGTACCTCACCCTGGCCATCGAGCTTGCCCTGGCGACGTTGGTCTTCGCCAAGCCCATGCGGAAATGGGTGCTTCTCGGCGGCCTGCTCCTCCACGCGGGGATCGAGTACTCGATGAACATCCCTCTCTTCGCCTTCATCATCTGCTCCGGGTATGTTTGCCACTACAGCGGAGAAGAAGTGACGGCGTGGTGGAAGCGATTGACGGCCCGGTTTGGAAGATCGACGTCGTCCGCTGGCGTGGACGAGCCGACTCCGCCCGAGGTGGTGAAGGTCAGTGAGGCCACGTCTCAAAGACCTGCTGAACTTCTCTAG